The following proteins are encoded in a genomic region of Sorangiineae bacterium MSr12523:
- a CDS encoding GDP-mannose 4,6-dehydratase: protein MNSELRRATVLVTGGAGFIGSNLASRLLRLNAHVIVLDNLSRRYVGKNLEWLRDEHRGRLDVVIGDVRDPAVVRREVARATHVFHFAAQVAVTSSLTDPQFDFDVNAGGTLNVLEAVRAQPTPPRVFYTSTNKVYGGLGDVELTESATRYEPSDAGLRARGIDEARPLDFHSPYGCSKGTADQYVLDYARSFGIPAVVFRMSCIYGPRQFGTEDQGWVAHFLIRALRGEPITVYGDGKQVRDVLFVDDLVNAFLAADAHMDRVRGRAFNMGGGPDNTTSLLELFSYMRDRLGMDIAFDHDDWRVGDQRYYVSNPERFGKLTGWSPRVGVREGVERLFRWLALDSRDRSVQRAAHAANLTGVS, encoded by the coding sequence ATGAATTCCGAATTGCGGCGTGCGACCGTGTTGGTCACGGGCGGCGCCGGTTTCATCGGCTCGAATCTGGCGAGCCGGCTCTTGCGCCTGAATGCGCATGTCATCGTGCTGGACAACCTTTCGCGGCGCTACGTGGGCAAGAATCTCGAGTGGCTGCGCGACGAGCACCGCGGCCGGCTGGACGTGGTCATCGGCGACGTGCGCGATCCGGCCGTCGTGCGGCGTGAGGTGGCTCGTGCGACGCACGTCTTTCACTTCGCGGCGCAGGTCGCGGTAACGTCGAGCCTGACGGATCCGCAGTTCGATTTCGACGTCAATGCGGGCGGCACGCTGAATGTGCTGGAGGCGGTGCGCGCGCAGCCGACGCCACCGCGTGTATTCTACACATCGACGAACAAGGTTTACGGCGGCCTCGGCGACGTCGAGCTCACGGAGTCGGCCACCCGCTACGAGCCGTCCGACGCCGGCCTGCGCGCGCGGGGCATCGATGAAGCGCGGCCGCTCGATTTTCACAGTCCGTACGGTTGCTCCAAAGGGACGGCCGACCAATACGTGCTCGACTACGCACGCAGCTTCGGCATTCCCGCGGTGGTCTTTCGAATGAGCTGCATTTACGGCCCACGGCAATTCGGAACCGAGGACCAGGGCTGGGTGGCGCACTTTCTCATCCGTGCGCTGCGCGGGGAGCCGATTACCGTTTACGGCGACGGCAAACAGGTGCGCGACGTTCTCTTCGTCGATGACCTGGTGAATGCCTTTCTCGCGGCCGATGCCCATATGGATCGGGTGCGCGGCCGCGCCTTCAACATGGGCGGCGGGCCGGACAACACGACGAGTTTACTGGAGCTGTTCTCATATATGCGTGACAGGCTCGGGATGGACATTGCCTTCGACCACGACGATTGGCGCGTGGGCGACCAGCGTTATTACGTGTCGAACCCCGAGCGCTTTGGAAAGCTCACCGGATGGTCGCCGCGCGTTGGCGTGCGCGAGGGTGTGGAGAGGCTTTTCCGATGGCTCGCGCTGGACTCCAGGGACAGATCGGTTCAGCGCGCGGCCCACGCAGCCAACCTGACGGGGGTGTCATGA
- a CDS encoding NAD-dependent epimerase/dehydratase family protein has translation MAHVLVTGGAGFIGSHLADHLTRSGHRVRALDNLDPQVHGADRARPKYLHRDVELVVGDVRDGDAVRKALDGIDVVFHLAALVGVGQSMYRIEEYTSVNSVGTAVLLETLSKKPVERLVVASSMSIYGEGLYHDARGRVTASASRGLEQLRAGNWELCSDDGSVLSPVATPETKAPNLESVYALSKYDQERMSLVVGRAYGIPTVALRFFNAYGPRQALSNPYTGVLAIFASRLLNGNRPLVFEDGLQRRDFVSVHDVVRACALAMESKQAPGNVYNVGSGRSVTVLEVAERVAAGVGRPELAAELTGRYRVGDIRHCFANIDKARRELGYEPHVTLEEGIHELSQWLSGQVARDRVASARAELEMRGLTL, from the coding sequence ATGGCGCACGTACTCGTAACGGGTGGAGCCGGATTCATTGGATCGCATCTCGCGGATCATCTGACGCGAAGCGGACATCGAGTTCGTGCTCTGGACAATCTCGATCCTCAAGTGCACGGAGCCGACCGCGCAAGGCCGAAATATTTGCACCGTGACGTCGAACTCGTCGTCGGCGACGTGCGCGACGGTGATGCCGTGCGCAAAGCGCTCGACGGCATCGACGTGGTCTTCCACCTCGCGGCGCTCGTGGGCGTTGGCCAGAGCATGTACCGCATCGAGGAATACACTTCGGTGAATTCCGTAGGTACGGCGGTGCTGCTCGAAACACTGTCGAAAAAGCCCGTCGAGCGGCTGGTGGTGGCCTCGAGCATGAGCATTTACGGCGAGGGGCTGTACCACGATGCACGAGGTCGCGTAACGGCCAGCGCCAGCCGCGGACTCGAGCAACTCCGTGCTGGGAATTGGGAGTTGTGCTCGGACGATGGAAGCGTGCTTTCGCCGGTGGCGACGCCCGAGACGAAGGCTCCGAATTTGGAATCCGTGTATGCGCTTTCCAAATACGACCAAGAACGGATGTCGCTCGTGGTGGGGCGCGCATACGGCATTCCCACCGTGGCCCTGCGCTTCTTCAATGCGTACGGCCCGCGGCAAGCGCTCTCCAATCCGTACACGGGTGTTCTGGCCATCTTCGCCTCGCGCCTGTTGAACGGGAATCGCCCGCTGGTCTTCGAAGACGGTTTGCAGCGGCGCGACTTCGTCAGTGTGCACGATGTCGTGCGCGCATGCGCCTTGGCCATGGAGTCGAAGCAGGCACCGGGCAACGTGTACAACGTGGGCAGCGGACGCTCGGTGACCGTTCTCGAGGTGGCCGAACGCGTGGCCGCGGGCGTGGGGCGGCCGGAGCTTGCCGCCGAGTTGACCGGCCGCTACCGCGTGGGCGATATCCGCCATTGTTTTGCCAACATCGACAAGGCGCGCCGCGAGCTCGGGTACGAGCCGCACGTCACCCTGGAAGAAGGGATTCACGAGCTGTCGCAGTGGCTGAGCGGGCAGGTGGCCCGCGACCGTGTGGCCAGCGCGCGCGCCGAACTCGAAATGCGAGGGCTAACCCTATGA
- a CDS encoding glutathione-dependent formaldehyde dehydrogenase: MQAVVFHHPKKVSVDKVDDPRIQAPTDAILRVTSTAICGSDLHIYNGFFPQIRNLVLGHEFMGIVEEIGTSVQRLKKGDRVVVPFPVACGQCFFCERSLPVHCENSNKKHYGPEGGLLTQKGGGLFGYTDLYGGYAGGQAEYVRVPYADYGPRRVPDSLTDDQVLFLSDILPTGWSAIDWAEVRGGETVAVFGCGPVGLMAQKCAWLRGARQVIGIDRVPYRLECARETANAEVIDASQVDPVQAIRDLTHGRGADVCVDAVGMEAHRGIAKKLSNVIHAEVGSIEVLRHCISAVRRGGTVTVVGVYGMNYDDFPLGQMFDKGIRIGFGQALVHRYIDELVKIIESGHVRTDDIITHRVALSEAPHAYDIFCRKEDRCVKVVLKP; encoded by the coding sequence ATGCAAGCAGTCGTGTTTCATCACCCCAAAAAGGTCAGCGTCGACAAGGTGGACGACCCCCGCATCCAGGCCCCGACGGACGCCATCCTGCGCGTAACGTCGACGGCCATTTGCGGATCCGATCTCCACATTTACAACGGGTTCTTCCCGCAGATTCGAAATCTCGTTCTCGGCCACGAGTTCATGGGCATCGTCGAGGAAATCGGAACGTCGGTGCAGCGCCTGAAGAAGGGCGACCGGGTGGTGGTGCCCTTCCCCGTCGCGTGCGGACAATGCTTCTTCTGCGAACGGAGTCTGCCGGTCCATTGCGAAAACTCGAATAAGAAGCACTACGGGCCGGAGGGCGGCCTGCTCACGCAAAAGGGCGGCGGTCTGTTCGGATACACGGATTTGTACGGCGGGTATGCCGGCGGGCAAGCCGAGTACGTCCGGGTTCCGTATGCCGATTACGGACCGCGCCGTGTTCCCGATTCGCTCACCGACGATCAAGTGCTCTTTCTTTCGGACATCCTGCCCACGGGCTGGTCGGCCATCGATTGGGCGGAGGTGCGCGGCGGCGAGACGGTTGCCGTCTTCGGTTGCGGCCCCGTAGGGCTCATGGCGCAGAAGTGCGCCTGGCTGCGCGGCGCCCGCCAGGTCATCGGCATCGACCGGGTGCCATACCGTCTGGAGTGCGCGCGCGAGACCGCCAATGCGGAGGTCATCGACGCTTCGCAGGTCGACCCGGTGCAGGCCATCCGCGATCTCACCCACGGTCGCGGCGCCGACGTCTGCGTCGACGCGGTCGGCATGGAGGCGCACCGTGGCATTGCGAAGAAGCTTTCCAATGTCATCCACGCCGAAGTCGGCAGCATCGAGGTGCTGCGCCACTGCATCAGCGCCGTCCGCCGCGGCGGCACCGTGACGGTCGTGGGCGTGTACGGCATGAACTACGACGATTTCCCCCTCGGCCAAATGTTCGACAAGGGCATCCGCATCGGCTTCGGCCAGGCGCTGGTTCATCGCTACATCGACGAGTTGGTCAAAATCATCGAGAGCGGGCACGTGCGCACCGACGACATCATCACCCACCGCGTGGCGCTGTCCGAAGCGCCGCATGCATATGACATCTTCTGTCGCAAAGAAGACCGCTGCGTAAAAGTCGTTCTCAAACCCTGA
- a CDS encoding ferritin-like domain-containing protein yields MNVVGKSTLKMGLNRTGMATSPIHGKELVDSVSEATPSSTGDEQWIAAVRNAYGKEGLPVGHVPAPSTLKGVVGTTIKAVQGLSMTVFMDKLGERLAFERTGTRLYEALLSKFDTFGTFAGGPQRSVLERFHQEELTHFSLLKSTIESLGGDPTVITPSADVVAVESMGLAQVLLDPRTTFVQGLEAILVAELADNDGWTLLITLAGDFNREDLVQSFKEALDEENAHLEKVRHWVRAAMRVEEKVKD; encoded by the coding sequence ATGAACGTGGTGGGAAAGAGCACCTTGAAAATGGGATTGAACCGCACCGGGATGGCCACGTCCCCCATCCACGGCAAGGAGCTGGTCGATTCGGTGAGCGAAGCGACCCCCAGCTCGACGGGCGACGAACAATGGATCGCGGCCGTGCGAAATGCGTACGGCAAGGAGGGCCTGCCCGTCGGCCACGTTCCGGCGCCTTCCACGTTGAAGGGCGTCGTGGGCACCACCATCAAAGCCGTGCAGGGCCTGAGCATGACCGTCTTCATGGACAAGCTCGGCGAACGCCTTGCCTTCGAGCGCACCGGCACGCGTCTGTACGAAGCCTTGCTCTCCAAATTCGACACCTTCGGAACCTTCGCCGGTGGGCCCCAGCGCTCGGTGCTGGAGCGATTCCACCAGGAGGAGCTCACGCATTTCTCGCTCCTCAAGTCGACCATCGAAAGCCTTGGCGGCGATCCCACGGTCATCACACCCTCCGCGGATGTCGTCGCCGTTGAGTCGATGGGCCTCGCCCAAGTGCTGCTCGACCCACGCACCACCTTCGTGCAAGGCCTGGAGGCCATCCTGGTCGCGGAGCTGGCCGACAACGACGGGTGGACCTTGCTCATCACGCTCGCGGGCGACTTCAATCGGGAGGACCTGGTCCAATCCTTCAAAGAGGCGCTCGACGAGGAGAACGCGCACCTCGAGAAGGTCCGCCACTGGGTGCGCGCCGCCATGCGTGTCGAGGAAAAGGTGAAGGACTAG
- a CDS encoding prolyl oligopeptidase family serine peptidase, protein MKRGGMRCAVLATVGVLASFGPPTKVFAAPVDAATVGPTTSVRPPLGPSGAGGAPNGGDAGSSTGGNAAGAISANAPTLTGAIPLHASVQGTELHSVELGAAPTPGARRTYKALTWGDLARNNLPTGLYAVRFQVAGGERVAVEIPVCSGRGRVLVNGTAVPTAGNGPVVVPLPPRPERAHDVEIEIHVGAYEHRIVCGQAPKFGAQIESREGLGLLSFASPHAAAGGGKAVVFIPPGHDIQKPSALLVGTHPWNGTMWTYGAYADLLREAAARDVVLLMPSGLGNSLYTAAAEDEVMRAIDTVSQAVAVDPRRISIWGASMGGAGATTIGFHHPDKFASVTSFFGDSKYDTSTYVKSILPNEAAAHLVNALDVAENGRHVAVWLVHGDDDRVSPPAQSAMLARVLRDRGFAVRHDRVPHMGHDGALVARFIAEVVGQASEARVPATVSRVTYRSVRPVDTGAYGVKIARSGIGDAFVDIERRGETVHVLAASGVRSIEFARGALGTSPMTPPPITMDPNVKVEVRWEGISVPASVMAPVVSPSPR, encoded by the coding sequence ATGAAAAGAGGAGGGATGCGTTGTGCCGTGCTCGCCACGGTGGGGGTTCTCGCGAGCTTTGGTCCGCCGACCAAGGTTTTTGCGGCGCCCGTGGACGCAGCGACCGTGGGTCCGACGACCAGCGTGCGCCCGCCGCTGGGGCCTAGTGGAGCTGGCGGAGCGCCGAATGGCGGCGACGCCGGGAGTTCTACGGGAGGAAACGCTGCTGGAGCAATCAGTGCGAACGCGCCTACGCTGACCGGGGCCATCCCGCTCCATGCTTCGGTGCAGGGGACCGAGCTTCACTCCGTGGAGCTCGGGGCCGCGCCGACGCCCGGTGCCCGGCGCACGTACAAGGCTCTCACCTGGGGGGATCTGGCGCGGAACAACCTGCCGACGGGCCTGTACGCGGTGCGATTCCAGGTCGCCGGTGGGGAGCGTGTGGCCGTGGAGATCCCCGTTTGCTCGGGGCGTGGTCGCGTTTTGGTGAACGGCACCGCCGTGCCCACCGCCGGAAATGGTCCGGTGGTGGTGCCGCTGCCGCCGCGTCCCGAGCGCGCGCACGACGTGGAGATCGAGATCCACGTGGGCGCGTACGAGCACCGGATCGTGTGCGGACAAGCGCCGAAGTTCGGGGCGCAGATCGAATCGCGCGAGGGCCTGGGGCTTCTCTCGTTCGCATCGCCGCATGCGGCGGCGGGCGGAGGCAAGGCGGTGGTGTTCATCCCACCGGGGCACGACATTCAAAAGCCGTCGGCGCTTCTCGTGGGCACGCACCCGTGGAACGGGACGATGTGGACCTACGGCGCGTACGCGGACCTTCTGCGCGAGGCGGCCGCGCGCGATGTGGTGCTGCTCATGCCCAGCGGCTTGGGCAACTCGCTCTACACCGCAGCCGCCGAAGATGAAGTGATGCGGGCCATCGATACGGTCTCGCAGGCCGTGGCCGTCGATCCGCGGCGCATCTCCATTTGGGGTGCCTCGATGGGCGGGGCGGGGGCGACGACCATCGGGTTTCATCATCCGGACAAGTTTGCGAGCGTCACCAGCTTTTTCGGCGACTCGAAATACGACACGAGCACCTACGTGAAGAGCATCCTGCCGAACGAGGCGGCCGCGCACCTCGTCAACGCGCTCGACGTGGCGGAGAACGGCCGGCACGTGGCCGTGTGGCTCGTGCACGGAGACGATGATCGCGTCTCGCCCCCGGCCCAGAGCGCGATGCTCGCGCGGGTGCTGCGCGACCGAGGCTTTGCCGTGCGCCACGATCGCGTCCCGCACATGGGGCACGACGGCGCGCTGGTGGCGCGGTTCATTGCGGAGGTCGTGGGCCAGGCCTCCGAGGCGCGCGTACCGGCCACGGTCTCGCGCGTGACCTACCGCAGCGTGCGGCCGGTGGACACGGGGGCGTACGGCGTGAAGATCGCGCGCTCCGGCATCGGGGACGCATTCGTCGACATCGAGCGGCGCGGCGAGACGGTTCACGTGCTTGCGGCGAGTGGCGTGCGCTCCATCGAGTTCGCGCGCGGGGCGCTGGGGACATCGCCCATGACGCCGCCGCCCATCACCATGGACCCCAACGTCAAAGTCGAAGTGCGTTGGGAGGGAATCTCGGTTCCGGCTTCCGTGATGGCCCCGGTAGTATCGCCGTCTCCCCGATGA
- a CDS encoding succinate dehydrogenase — MGIKLGGASFLRARIGSLLAILPLGIWSVVHIWNNLAAFYGAEAWEKSVTSYPHPAAQFITAIVVLLPLLIHSVWGIGRLLSARPNNVRYGFYTNLKYALQRISAIGLLLFIIAHLWLAWIHPRFVEGHAEAFADISHEMRFHTPTLVVYVLGILGLAYHLANGLHTFCMGWGIVESRRALKKLEWVILGFFVVLLAMGWGAIYALYSGATP, encoded by the coding sequence GTGGGAATCAAACTGGGCGGTGCCAGCTTTTTGCGCGCCCGAATTGGCTCACTCCTCGCGATTTTGCCGCTCGGCATCTGGTCCGTCGTCCACATCTGGAACAACCTCGCGGCCTTTTACGGTGCGGAAGCCTGGGAAAAATCCGTTACGTCTTATCCACATCCAGCCGCCCAGTTCATCACGGCCATCGTGGTGTTGCTCCCCCTGCTGATCCACTCCGTCTGGGGCATCGGCCGGCTGCTCAGCGCGCGACCCAACAACGTGCGCTACGGCTTCTACACCAACCTGAAGTATGCCCTTCAGCGCATCAGCGCGATCGGCCTGCTGCTCTTCATCATCGCCCACCTCTGGCTGGCCTGGATCCATCCGCGCTTCGTCGAGGGGCATGCCGAGGCATTCGCCGACATCAGCCACGAAATGCGCTTCCACACCCCGACCTTGGTGGTCTACGTCCTTGGCATTCTCGGGCTGGCCTACCACCTCGCCAACGGGCTGCACACCTTCTGCATGGGGTGGGGCATCGTGGAGAGCCGGCGCGCTTTGAAGAAGCTCGAGTGGGTCATCCTGGGATTCTTCGTCGTCCTGCTGGCAATGGGCTGGGGTGCGATTTACGCGCTGTACAGCGGCGCAACGCCCTGA